In one Zobellia galactanivorans genomic region, the following are encoded:
- a CDS encoding GumC family protein: MKEKKNNGGNSQQEVDFKAFLLKIYKNKFFFLLSIGAFVFLALIYIAVSTPVYEASTSILIDSKGKNRVLGDSEYVEGGVSLIEVEKNLFNEIGIIKSFSLIKQTVKDLNFDVTYHSEKLFGRKEHYGYFPFKVTLNDSAVQLYGVPFEITILSDSAYKLSIEADDFVVSNPSNGSKRVVERSFDFEKEFAFGQAVEHEFFSFTLTKPSYEVNLEDFSGADLSFVVHDVEDVAKNYMSSVEANNIDIEASIFKIVSTGTNVNKEVDFLNMLTKNYIQNELGSRNEIAAGKESFIRNQLRIISDSLSKFEVVLEEFKRNRKAVDLSATASNALDQTNDLQVEAAKLRMNINFYNSVIKSVENNRNSDEFIMPSGIGIEDPLINRNILDLKQLYTERSKKRFYVTSNNQEMTILNQQVQEATEVLLSNLKSAVRSSQIALGSINSRMSRIDSEISSLPTTEIELLNIQRQSTLYENLFKYLSQELAKTGIARAESTSDTRVLDEARMEGDGPVAPQKSLLLALAVTLGMLVPLGKMIFFPPEEAIDNIGQIIANSEIPVIASIVHYEEGSENEGSDVDLWKLKESFRDLCAKLKLVNSSGKGVIGITSILPEEGKTYNAINLGITLAESGKKVIVVDADLRNPSLVGRLSEIKGKGLASYLNGELKSHEEITYSHEKVTNLKFIPTSIVEANVHELLSGNRMNTLVGQLRQEYDYVILDTPAVGLVSDFLLLLDDIDINLFVVRRNISKVRFLEDLEDLIPQNKHKKSYIIFNDAPRDNHKYGYGSKYGVNEEEQLVSKSLSV; encoded by the coding sequence ATGAAGGAAAAAAAGAATAATGGAGGCAATAGTCAACAGGAAGTTGATTTTAAGGCTTTTTTACTGAAAATCTATAAGAATAAATTTTTCTTTTTATTGAGTATCGGGGCGTTTGTTTTTCTTGCACTGATTTACATTGCTGTGTCAACCCCTGTTTATGAGGCGTCGACTTCAATTCTAATCGATTCTAAGGGGAAAAATCGTGTTCTGGGCGATAGTGAATATGTTGAAGGTGGGGTTAGCTTGATAGAAGTTGAAAAAAACCTTTTTAATGAAATAGGAATTATAAAGTCTTTTAGCCTTATTAAACAAACGGTAAAAGATCTGAATTTCGATGTGACATACCATAGTGAAAAGTTGTTTGGGCGTAAAGAGCATTACGGATATTTTCCTTTTAAAGTAACCTTGAATGATAGTGCCGTCCAATTATATGGGGTGCCCTTTGAAATAACCATATTATCCGACTCTGCATATAAGTTGTCAATTGAAGCCGATGACTTTGTTGTTTCAAATCCGTCTAATGGGTCTAAGCGTGTGGTAGAGCGCAGTTTTGACTTTGAAAAGGAGTTTGCCTTTGGGCAGGCTGTCGAACACGAGTTTTTCTCATTTACCCTCACGAAACCCTCTTATGAAGTGAACCTAGAAGATTTTTCAGGTGCAGACTTAAGCTTTGTAGTTCACGATGTTGAAGATGTCGCTAAAAATTATATGTCCTCGGTAGAGGCTAATAATATAGATATAGAGGCTAGTATATTTAAAATTGTTTCCACAGGAACTAATGTGAATAAAGAAGTTGATTTTCTCAACATGCTCACTAAGAATTATATTCAAAACGAGCTAGGGTCGAGAAATGAAATTGCTGCCGGTAAAGAGAGTTTTATTCGGAATCAGTTGCGCATTATTTCGGATTCCTTGTCCAAGTTTGAAGTGGTTTTAGAAGAGTTTAAAAGAAATAGAAAAGCGGTTGATTTAAGTGCGACCGCATCAAATGCGTTAGATCAAACCAATGATTTGCAGGTAGAGGCTGCGAAATTAAGAATGAACATCAATTTTTATAATTCTGTCATTAAAAGTGTAGAGAATAATAGAAATAGTGATGAGTTTATCATGCCTTCGGGTATCGGTATAGAAGACCCTTTAATCAATAGGAATATTTTAGACCTTAAACAACTGTATACTGAGCGTTCGAAGAAAAGGTTTTATGTGACCAGTAATAATCAAGAAATGACCATTTTAAACCAACAGGTTCAGGAGGCCACGGAGGTACTATTGAGCAATTTAAAAAGTGCTGTCCGTTCTTCTCAAATCGCGTTGGGAAGTATAAACTCTAGAATGTCACGTATCGATAGTGAAATCAGTTCACTCCCTACTACCGAGATAGAGTTGCTTAATATCCAGCGACAGAGCACCCTTTATGAGAACCTTTTCAAATACTTGAGCCAAGAGTTGGCAAAAACAGGTATCGCGCGTGCTGAAAGCACTTCTGATACTAGGGTATTGGATGAGGCTAGAATGGAAGGAGATGGACCTGTGGCACCACAAAAATCATTATTGTTGGCACTTGCCGTAACATTGGGTATGTTGGTTCCTTTGGGTAAAATGATTTTTTTCCCTCCGGAGGAAGCTATTGATAACATAGGGCAAATTATAGCCAATAGTGAGATTCCGGTTATTGCTAGTATAGTACACTACGAGGAGGGATCGGAAAATGAAGGTTCTGATGTTGACTTATGGAAACTAAAGGAATCGTTTCGAGACCTTTGCGCGAAACTAAAATTGGTCAACTCTAGTGGGAAGGGGGTTATAGGTATTACTTCGATATTGCCTGAAGAGGGCAAAACTTATAATGCTATAAACCTTGGTATCACTTTGGCCGAATCAGGTAAGAAAGTCATTGTGGTTGATGCCGATTTAAGAAACCCTAGTTTGGTAGGGAGGCTTAGCGAAATTAAAGGAAAAGGCCTCGCTAGTTATTTGAATGGTGAATTGAAATCACATGAAGAGATAACCTATTCGCATGAGAAGGTCACTAACTTAAAATTCATTCCTACATCAATAGTTGAAGCTAATGTGCATGAGTTGCTTTCTGGCAATCGAATGAATACCTTGGTAGGGCAACTGAGGCAAGAATATGATTATGTAATTCTTGATACACCTGCCGTGGGTCTGGTGTCGGACTTCTTGTTGCTGTTGGATGACATAGATATTAATTTGTTCGTCGTACGTAGAAACATTTCAAAAGTCCGGTTTTTAGAAGACCTAGAGGATTTGATTCCCCAAAATAAACACAAGAAGAGCTATATCATTTTTAATGATGCCCCGCGTGACAATCATAAATATGGGTATGGTTCAAAATACGGAGTGAATGAAGAGGAGCAACTGGTGAGTAAATCTTTATCGGTGTAG
- a CDS encoding iota-carrageenase — MAAIINATFLLAQSGAPITRPVDLNENNFFSDTSGSIPASRRKTLANNGPGDDSGTLNQLITTLADQGGGVITIPAGTWLLGAIKLKSNIHLVFDQGAIVKPKLGNFTDHSIFEIGYTGVKVSNVSIRSNTNKFKIDMSELPYNTRILPFNIKETENFMISGCHVIDKWTVHSTVNLGLSKRNGVWAGSKNGLVKNISVINAHGGYGAVQTRVAHKVFFKNISSQGGGATLRIETDGRETSGNQAPQNIARVSEISAYNISCKNGNSAVMIQPWGAKNGWFDIQKVRATSCMAAVRIDRAFVDLNAPSIGNFDPDSRITDIASTYGTNA; from the coding sequence TTGGCCGCCATTATCAATGCCACATTTCTTTTGGCCCAATCTGGCGCACCGATAACCCGACCTGTCGACCTAAATGAAAACAACTTTTTCAGCGACACTTCGGGCAGCATCCCAGCATCTCGAAGAAAAACATTAGCAAACAACGGTCCGGGAGACGATTCCGGAACCTTAAACCAATTAATAACCACGCTTGCCGATCAAGGTGGAGGGGTAATTACGATTCCCGCAGGAACTTGGCTCTTGGGCGCCATTAAACTGAAGTCAAATATCCATTTGGTTTTTGACCAAGGAGCCATAGTAAAACCCAAACTCGGAAATTTCACGGATCATTCGATTTTTGAAATAGGTTATACGGGAGTAAAAGTGTCAAATGTCAGCATCAGATCCAACACAAACAAGTTCAAAATTGACATGTCGGAACTCCCCTATAACACGAGGATATTACCCTTCAATATAAAAGAAACGGAAAACTTCATGATTTCCGGATGCCATGTGATAGACAAATGGACGGTCCATTCTACCGTAAATTTAGGGTTAAGTAAAAGAAACGGGGTATGGGCCGGCTCAAAAAATGGTCTGGTCAAAAATATTTCGGTAATAAATGCCCATGGGGGATATGGTGCCGTACAAACCAGGGTGGCACACAAAGTGTTTTTCAAGAATATTAGTTCCCAAGGAGGAGGAGCAACCCTTCGTATAGAAACCGATGGCAGGGAAACCAGTGGAAACCAAGCTCCTCAAAATATCGCTAGAGTTTCCGAAATTTCGGCCTACAATATATCGTGCAAAAACGGGAATTCGGCAGTAATGATTCAACCTTGGGGCGCAAAAAATGGTTGGTTCGACATCCAAAAGGTGAGAGCTACAAGTTGTATGGCCGCCGTACGCATCGATCGGGCATTTGTTGATTTGAACGCTCCAAGTATTGGTAATTTTGACCCAGATTCGCGTATTACCGACATCGCCAGTACTTACGGAACAAATGCCTAA
- a CDS encoding ISAon1 family transposase, with amino-acid sequence MVSTKANDCHTIGQFYGVNGKKLQRQFRDYLSDFRQWKEKSHAKQWLIFPENIGPNLSIDETALSKGELYTIITNKKGKGKKGSIVAIFSGTKVGPIIEQLLKISAKKRAMVKEITLDMANSMKTIAKTCFPKAIQVTDRFHVQKLALEALQDIRIKHRWEAIDQENQQIKEARAKNGTFVPKEFSNGDTRKQLLARSRYLLYKSPNNWTQNQAERSKILFAQYPDIKVAFDLVQGLRNIFNTAASIQSAYTKLAHWYKDVQNTGFRAFNTIANTISLNYRSILNYFINRSTNASAESFNAKIKAFRAQFRGVKNVEFFLYRLTTIFA; translated from the coding sequence TTGGTCAGTACTAAAGCAAATGACTGTCATACCATCGGCCAATTCTATGGGGTAAACGGCAAAAAACTACAGCGACAGTTTAGGGATTATCTAAGCGATTTCAGGCAGTGGAAGGAGAAATCCCATGCCAAGCAATGGCTTATATTCCCCGAAAACATAGGGCCTAATCTGTCCATTGACGAAACAGCACTCTCCAAAGGAGAACTCTACACCATAATCACCAATAAAAAAGGCAAGGGCAAGAAAGGGTCCATAGTGGCCATATTCTCCGGTACCAAGGTGGGGCCGATTATAGAGCAGCTGTTAAAGATATCTGCCAAGAAAAGGGCCATGGTCAAAGAAATCACTCTGGATATGGCCAACTCCATGAAGACCATCGCCAAGACCTGCTTCCCAAAGGCGATACAGGTAACGGACAGGTTCCATGTGCAAAAACTGGCACTGGAGGCCCTTCAGGACATCCGAATCAAACACCGATGGGAGGCCATAGACCAAGAGAACCAACAGATTAAAGAGGCCAGGGCAAAGAACGGGACATTCGTCCCAAAAGAGTTTAGCAATGGGGATACCAGAAAACAACTCTTAGCCAGAAGTAGGTACCTACTTTACAAATCACCAAACAATTGGACGCAGAACCAAGCCGAAAGAAGTAAAATATTGTTCGCCCAATATCCCGATATAAAGGTCGCCTTCGATCTTGTGCAGGGGCTCAGGAACATATTCAATACAGCAGCTTCTATACAATCTGCATATACAAAGCTGGCACATTGGTACAAAGATGTACAGAACACAGGCTTTAGGGCCTTCAATACCATTGCCAATACGATATCACTCAATTATAGGTCGATCCTAAACTATTTTATAAATAGAAGTACGAATGCTTCTGCGGAATCCTTCAACGCAAAAATTAAAGCGTTCAGGGCACAGTTCAGAGGGGTGAAAAATGTAGAATTCTTCCTTTACAGATTGACGACAATTTTTGCATAA
- a CDS encoding universal stress protein has translation MKQKPTILIPFDFSKTSKKALDYAVHYVGQDAKLKIVLAHISESNDMDMAREAFKGIEQEYAKILKNKIEWMVINGTLTESLVKIQKEEQIDLIIMGTFGAFDKEDSTPTNTSKLVLEIDCPVLVVPFTSDKLQIERIGLVLGKEEIEDKRVLDTLLRVARRFNAKVYVITVQNSQETYGYSPADEKNENTLEYYLESFYSEHVFVENPDVVKGVLDYASKNELDMIAILPRNHVQKSEPSKGELTEMLTLHSHIPVLAID, from the coding sequence ATGAAACAAAAGCCTACAATTCTTATTCCTTTTGATTTTTCCAAGACTTCAAAAAAGGCGCTTGATTATGCCGTGCATTATGTAGGGCAAGATGCTAAACTTAAAATCGTACTGGCCCATATTTCCGAAAGTAATGATATGGATATGGCTAGGGAGGCTTTTAAAGGTATTGAGCAAGAATATGCCAAAATTCTTAAGAACAAGATCGAGTGGATGGTCATAAATGGAACTTTGACCGAATCATTGGTAAAAATCCAGAAAGAAGAACAGATAGACCTTATTATCATGGGTACGTTCGGTGCATTCGACAAGGAGGATTCTACGCCCACAAATACATCGAAGTTGGTTTTGGAGATAGATTGTCCTGTTTTGGTAGTGCCCTTTACCTCCGATAAGCTTCAAATAGAGCGAATCGGTTTAGTATTGGGAAAAGAAGAAATAGAAGATAAACGTGTTCTTGATACCTTGCTTAGGGTGGCAAGACGCTTCAATGCCAAGGTATATGTAATTACCGTACAGAACAGTCAAGAAACTTACGGGTATTCCCCTGCAGACGAGAAAAATGAAAATACCTTAGAGTATTATCTGGAAAGCTTCTATTCGGAGCATGTTTTTGTGGAAAATCCCGATGTAGTTAAAGGGGTACTGGACTATGCGTCTAAAAATGAGCTTGATATGATTGCTATTCTTCCTAGAAACCACGTACAGAAAAGCGAACCGTCAAAGGGAGAACTTACTGAAATGTTGACTTTACATTCCCATATTCCGGTACTTGCTATTGATTAG
- a CDS encoding ISAon1 family transposase N-terminal region protein translates to MELSIDLLKLILPELLLTHFKLVSHETEDGMLHLYFEEKEDTPKEEKHRILIGHGFHKEIVVQDFPLRGKSVFLHIKRRRWLDKATGQAVQRDWELVAQGTRMTVEFAAFLKVLGQY, encoded by the coding sequence TTGGAATTATCTATCGACCTATTAAAGCTTATACTGCCGGAACTTTTACTAACCCACTTTAAACTAGTTTCCCATGAAACTGAAGATGGTATGCTTCATTTATATTTTGAAGAAAAAGAGGATACCCCTAAAGAGGAAAAACACCGCATTTTAATAGGCCATGGATTTCATAAGGAGATCGTCGTCCAGGACTTTCCATTGCGGGGAAAGTCGGTCTTTCTCCACATTAAGCGCCGCCGTTGGCTGGACAAGGCCACGGGGCAAGCCGTGCAAAGAGATTGGGAGTTGGTGGCCCAGGGAACTCGTATGACCGTAGAGTTCGCTGCTTTTTTAAAAGTACTTGGTCAGTACTAA
- the pckA gene encoding phosphoenolpyruvate carboxykinase (ATP) has product METLSRTPKNTNLEKYGLKNVKANWNLDGETLQKLTLEKGMGTETANGTLCVNTGKFTGRSPKDRFIVKDNYTEDKVWWGRINKPIASENFKKLYDEVVAYLSNKEVYVRDAYVGAAPAYRMNVRTITEYPWSNYFVKNMFIQLADDEIKNFEEEWLVICAPGYEAKDPANSGLRAGNFSVLDFTKKTVLIAGSAYTGEIKKGIFSALNLILPTEKNVLPMHCSANYGENGDTAIFFGLSGTGKTTLSADPKRKLIGDDEHGWTADNIIFNFEGGCYAKVIDLTEEKEPDIFRAIRPGALLENVVFKEGTKEVDYSDSSITQNTRVSYPIHHIDNIQVPSYGGNPKNIFFLTCDAFGVLPPVSKLTPGQAAYHFISGYTAKVAGTEAGINEPVPSFSACFGEPFMPLHPTVYAEMLSKKMTEAHVNVWLLNTGWSGGPYGVGSRIKLKYTRAMISSILEGELERVDYEQHPIFGLHMPKYCHNVPTELLDPMNTWLQKGAYISKAIQLAHSFHLNFDKFINQASDEVIHGGPLIDAHQVIDHHI; this is encoded by the coding sequence ATGGAAACACTATCTCGAACACCAAAGAATACCAACCTTGAAAAGTATGGGCTGAAAAATGTAAAGGCCAATTGGAACCTCGACGGGGAGACCCTTCAAAAATTGACCCTTGAAAAAGGTATGGGGACCGAGACCGCTAATGGTACGCTTTGTGTCAATACAGGAAAGTTTACGGGGCGTTCGCCAAAAGACCGTTTTATCGTAAAGGACAATTATACCGAAGATAAAGTATGGTGGGGCCGGATAAACAAACCGATAGCCTCGGAAAACTTCAAAAAGCTTTACGACGAGGTAGTAGCGTATTTGTCGAATAAGGAAGTGTACGTGCGCGATGCCTACGTAGGTGCGGCACCAGCGTATAGAATGAACGTACGTACGATTACGGAATACCCTTGGTCGAATTACTTTGTAAAGAACATGTTCATTCAGTTGGCCGATGATGAAATTAAAAACTTTGAGGAAGAATGGCTGGTCATATGTGCGCCCGGTTACGAAGCCAAAGACCCGGCCAATAGCGGTCTAAGGGCGGGAAATTTTTCCGTCCTAGATTTTACGAAGAAAACGGTCTTGATTGCGGGTTCTGCCTATACCGGTGAAATTAAAAAAGGAATTTTCTCGGCCCTCAACCTCATTCTGCCTACCGAGAAGAACGTTTTGCCCATGCATTGTTCCGCCAATTATGGGGAGAACGGTGATACGGCCATATTCTTTGGTCTTTCGGGGACGGGTAAAACAACCTTGTCCGCCGATCCAAAGCGTAAACTTATAGGCGATGACGAGCATGGTTGGACTGCCGATAACATCATTTTTAACTTTGAAGGAGGTTGTTATGCCAAGGTTATCGACCTGACCGAAGAAAAAGAGCCTGATATTTTCCGTGCCATACGACCTGGGGCGCTCTTGGAAAATGTAGTATTTAAGGAAGGGACCAAAGAGGTCGATTATTCCGATAGTTCCATTACGCAAAATACAAGGGTAAGTTATCCGATCCATCATATCGACAACATACAGGTGCCTTCTTACGGAGGCAATCCAAAGAACATTTTCTTTTTGACCTGTGATGCCTTTGGCGTCTTACCACCGGTATCGAAGCTTACACCGGGGCAGGCCGCTTATCATTTTATTTCGGGCTACACGGCGAAGGTTGCGGGTACGGAGGCAGGTATCAACGAACCTGTACCTTCTTTTTCGGCCTGTTTCGGGGAGCCTTTTATGCCCTTGCATCCGACGGTCTATGCCGAAATGCTCAGTAAAAAGATGACCGAGGCCCATGTGAACGTCTGGCTCTTGAACACGGGCTGGAGCGGTGGTCCTTATGGAGTGGGCTCTAGAATCAAATTGAAATACACACGGGCCATGATTTCCTCTATTTTAGAAGGGGAGTTGGAAAGGGTAGATTATGAACAGCATCCTATTTTTGGTTTGCACATGCCTAAATACTGCCATAATGTGCCTACTGAATTGTTGGACCCTATGAATACTTGGCTTCAGAAAGGAGCTTATATCAGCAAGGCGATACAATTGGCCCATTCCTTTCATCTAAATTTCGACAAGTTTATTAACCAAGCTTCGGATGAGGTCATACATGGTGGACCGTTAATTGATGCCCACCAGGTCATAGACCATCATATTTAA
- a CDS encoding exopolysaccharide biosynthesis polyprenyl glycosylphosphotransferase, giving the protein MNSKNRFILINLLAFEFVLLNVVLTICFLFKLPDFSLSHTAILPKMLSLIAIYNITWLVIIMYIRNSEFYFNPDFGYFKSIITSLFFFVGFVMSVVILLKIRYFERSTFIVPIFIFSYLNLVSHKYLLRYLKKRAAHLFSDTLLIGSGYDESNIKSFTNAMTQYGYNIMGYLENTEKKPKNVLDFSVFGSIDDLPKALNDNGIDEIFIAMGGMKHEKIMETIRIADSFGVRVKLIPKNPLLKSKNYKAVTMGDLAVFKLRESPLDHFSTTVLKRLFDFCFAFLVLLFLVPVFLIIAIVIKIDSKGPIFYSPLRKGEGGRTFKCYKFRTMHVTEDPINGARSTVVDDPRITRVGKFLRKMDLDELPQFYNVLKGEMSVIGPRPHRVNLQNDFRKSVNHYMVRSYVKPGITGWAQVNGWRGPTVTDEQKNQRVNHDLWYIENWSLWLDVKIIFLTIFGNHHKKAF; this is encoded by the coding sequence ATGAACTCAAAGAATAGATTCATACTTATAAACTTATTGGCTTTTGAGTTTGTTCTTTTAAATGTGGTTTTAACGATATGTTTTCTTTTTAAACTACCGGACTTTTCACTAAGCCATACAGCAATCCTTCCAAAGATGCTTTCCTTGATAGCAATCTATAATATTACCTGGTTGGTTATTATAATGTATATCCGAAATAGCGAGTTTTATTTTAATCCCGATTTCGGTTATTTTAAGAGTATAATAACTTCACTCTTTTTCTTTGTAGGTTTTGTGATGAGTGTAGTTATTCTCTTGAAGATTAGATATTTTGAACGGTCAACCTTTATAGTTCCCATCTTTATATTCTCCTATTTGAATTTGGTCAGCCATAAATATCTGTTGCGATATTTAAAAAAGAGGGCTGCACATCTTTTTTCCGACACCTTGTTGATTGGTTCGGGCTACGACGAAAGCAATATTAAGAGTTTTACCAACGCCATGACCCAATATGGGTATAACATTATGGGCTATTTGGAAAACACGGAGAAGAAGCCGAAGAACGTTTTGGATTTTAGTGTTTTCGGAAGTATAGATGACTTGCCAAAAGCTTTGAATGATAACGGCATTGACGAGATTTTTATAGCTATGGGGGGTATGAAACATGAGAAAATCATGGAGACTATACGAATAGCTGATAGTTTTGGGGTGAGGGTGAAATTGATTCCAAAAAACCCATTACTCAAATCGAAGAATTATAAAGCGGTTACTATGGGTGATCTTGCTGTTTTCAAGCTGCGGGAATCGCCATTGGACCATTTTAGTACGACCGTCTTAAAGCGTTTGTTCGATTTTTGTTTTGCTTTCCTAGTATTACTCTTTTTGGTTCCTGTGTTTTTAATTATAGCCATTGTTATAAAAATAGATTCCAAGGGGCCCATTTTTTATTCACCCTTAAGGAAGGGCGAGGGGGGAAGAACGTTTAAATGCTATAAGTTTAGAACGATGCATGTAACGGAGGATCCGATAAACGGGGCACGGTCGACCGTGGTCGATGATCCAAGAATCACTCGTGTGGGAAAGTTTTTGAGAAAAATGGACTTGGATGAATTACCACAGTTCTACAATGTTCTTAAGGGGGAGATGAGTGTAATCGGCCCTAGACCGCATAGGGTCAATCTACAGAACGATTTTAGAAAGAGTGTAAACCATTATATGGTAAGGAGCTATGTCAAGCCAGGTATTACGGGTTGGGCTCAAGTGAACGGATGGCGTGGGCCAACGGTAACTGATGAGCAAAAAAACCAGCGTGTAAACCACGATTTGTGGTATATAGAAAATTGGAGCCTCTGGTTAGATGTTAAAATCATTTTTTTAACCATTTTCGGGAATCATCACAAGAAAGCTTTTTGA
- a CDS encoding T9SS type A sorting domain-containing protein, translated as MAPLLYSASSTTGQDPRYYSIKIPSAATLEQNATNFPPNTPVIRRWNHRVDNCAAQGNNGDNNSEAPIGKIITLKNNKAYVSSENGSKAMTCFRTTAGDWEKFKVVDAGEGKIALKGNNNKYVSAENGINRMTCNKSTIGHTEKFNWEELNTNTVVLRGSNGKNVSSAGNKNPMICNLTTIGPWSKFIWTVPNNSNRAGNNSSLSMKASIGIIKSTTVFPNPSKGGTVFLQLDDIDGNLITYYSLLDVSGNIVLPRKKAVNPKTIIDTSSLNIGVYFVKVENSQGSKMLKLILQ; from the coding sequence TTGGCGCCCCTTTTGTATTCGGCCAGTAGTACCACGGGACAAGACCCTAGATACTACAGTATTAAAATTCCTTCTGCAGCCACCCTTGAACAGAACGCCACAAACTTCCCTCCGAATACACCCGTTATTCGAAGATGGAACCATCGGGTAGATAATTGTGCCGCTCAAGGAAACAATGGTGATAACAACAGTGAAGCACCTATAGGAAAAATCATAACACTTAAAAATAATAAGGCCTATGTAAGTTCTGAGAATGGTTCAAAAGCCATGACCTGCTTCAGAACAACCGCAGGAGATTGGGAAAAATTCAAGGTTGTTGATGCAGGAGAAGGAAAAATAGCCCTTAAAGGCAACAATAATAAATATGTTAGTGCCGAAAATGGTATAAACCGAATGACTTGCAATAAAAGTACCATTGGCCATACGGAAAAATTCAACTGGGAGGAGCTTAATACCAACACGGTCGTCTTACGCGGAAGCAATGGAAAAAACGTTAGTTCGGCAGGTAATAAAAACCCTATGATATGTAACCTCACCACCATTGGACCATGGTCGAAATTTATTTGGACCGTTCCCAACAACTCCAATAGGGCCGGTAATAACTCAAGCCTATCTATGAAAGCTAGTATAGGGATCATCAAGAGTACTACAGTATTTCCAAATCCATCAAAAGGAGGTACCGTATTCTTACAACTCGATGATATTGACGGAAACCTCATCACCTATTATTCATTATTAGATGTATCGGGTAACATAGTTCTACCGAGAAAAAAGGCGGTCAATCCAAAAACCATTATTGACACTTCATCCTTGAATATCGGGGTGTACTTTGTAAAAGTCGAAAACTCGCAGGGAAGCAAAATGCTTAAGCTTATCTTACAATAG
- a CDS encoding polysaccharide biosynthesis/export family protein, giving the protein MLLLMMSLASCYTSKGVNYLQSEDQELSIRLNKSEYLVQPNDVLSVKVQSRDPDQAAFFNITTVENRNLQANPASLFLNGYTVDTEGRINLAIVGELEVANKTVEEIRNQVQAEIDKYLLNALVTVKLTSFKVSVLGDVKNPGTNYIYNTQATIFEALSAAGDLNISAKRKNVKLVRQVGEKSIVVNLDLTSPTIINSPYYFLHPNDVLYVETSKANIFQRNLGVFSLVLSAISTTILVLSFNSN; this is encoded by the coding sequence TTGTTGTTACTGATGATGTCGCTAGCTTCTTGTTATACCTCAAAAGGGGTGAACTATCTTCAGAGCGAGGATCAAGAATTGTCGATACGCTTAAACAAATCGGAATATTTGGTTCAACCTAACGATGTGCTGAGTGTTAAGGTACAGAGCCGTGATCCTGACCAAGCTGCTTTTTTCAATATTACAACGGTCGAAAACAGAAACTTGCAGGCCAATCCGGCTTCGCTTTTTCTTAATGGGTACACGGTCGATACGGAGGGTAGGATCAATCTTGCTATTGTTGGGGAGTTAGAGGTGGCCAATAAGACTGTTGAGGAAATAAGGAATCAGGTACAGGCAGAAATAGACAAGTATCTTTTGAATGCCTTGGTGACGGTTAAGCTGACTAGTTTTAAGGTGTCGGTATTGGGCGATGTGAAAAATCCGGGTACGAACTATATATACAATACCCAGGCTACTATTTTTGAGGCCTTGAGTGCCGCAGGAGATTTAAATATTTCGGCAAAGCGTAAAAACGTAAAGCTGGTCCGCCAAGTGGGGGAAAAGTCAATTGTGGTAAACCTAGACCTTACCAGCCCAACGATAATAAATTCCCCATATTACTTTTTACATCCTAACGATGTATTATATGTGGAGACATCGAAGGCCAATATTTTTCAGCGCAATTTGGGGGTGTTTAGCCTAGTTTTGTCAGCGATATCCACTACCATATTGGTTCTTAGTTTCAATAGTAATTAA